In the genome of Oceanivirga salmonicida, the window GCATTAAACAAATACAAAATTTCTTTATTTTCTATTATATCTAATTCATCATATATATTTTTAAATATGTATTTTATAGCCATTTTATTTACCTTTCTAAAAACTTATTGAACTATTTTTATATTTTTTACCTATTATTTCCTCTAACTCTATTAAATTATTTATAGTTTTTTTATTTCTATATTTTAATATCTTTTTAATTTCTTTATTACTAAAACCCAAATATTTAAGTTGTTTTACAGTCATTTTATTTATATTATGTTTTATATATACAGGTTTATCATTATCTACAAAAAATATTTTTAATTTATCAATATCATCATAAGATATTCTTGGTATATTTTTTAAATCATCTATTTTATTTATACTACCCATATACTTCTTATATTCTAATATGTTATCTATTTTTTTCTTACTTATATTTAAAGACCTATAATCATCAAAGGATATATCATTTATATTTTTTTTATTATTATCTTTATATTCTTTTAAAACTATTTGTTCATTTATTTCAACTTTTACATTATTATCATCTATATAATTATCTTGTTTATACATTTTTAAAAAATAAGCGAAAATAAGACCAACTAAAACTGTAATTAATTTTATTTCTTTTTTATAATTTTTTCTATTTTTTGCCATAAAATAACTTTATTATCTCCTTTTTCTTTTCAATTCTATCCTTAAATTCTAGTACATATGATATTGGATCCTTAGGCATTACAATTCTTTTTATATCGTCTTTATCTATTAATTTAGTAATAGAACCTGCTCCTATACCAAAAATATTTTTATTTTCTTCTATCATATCTATGTTATATATTGATTGATAAGTTTTTTTACAAAAACCAATATTTTCTCCAAAACTATTTTTTTGTTTATACATATAATAAGGTATATAGTCATATTCATTCATAAATTCATATATTTTTTTATATACTAATTCAAAATCTATATTTTCATCTAATTCATATTTACTCTTATTTAAATAACTGGCTTTTTTTAATGCTAAATTATGTATAGTTATATTATGTGCATCATAATCTTTCATTTTTTCTATTGTTTCTAATATATCTTGTGTATTTTCCTTAGGTAGTGATAAGATATAGTCCATATTAATTATGAATCCAAGGGATTTTGATATAGTATATATTTCATTTAATTTATCTATATTATGGTATCTGTTTACCAACTTTAAAGTTTTTTCTTTAAAACTTTGTGGATTAATACTTATTCTATCAACTTTGTATTCTCTTAACATTTTAAGTTTTATCTCATCTAAGGTATCTATACGACCTGCCTCAAAAGTATATTCTTTTATATTAGTTAAATCAAAATTATCATTGATAGTTTTAAGTAATAATTCTAATTCATCATATGATAAAAAACTAGGTGTTCCACCACCTATATACATAGTATTAATTTTAACTTGCTTTTCTTTTAAAACCAAAGCCACTTCCTTAATTTCAGTAATTAAAGTTTTAATATACTCATCATATATCTTTGCATATTTACCTTGTTTTAGATATGCAGGAAATGAACAATATGTACATTTGGTTGGGCAAAATGCAATACCAATATATACTCCTACTGTTTTTTTATCAATATAATCCATAGAATTTTTAA includes:
- a CDS encoding coproporphyrinogen III oxidase, producing MKIVSEYEESKYNEIVYTLFRDIDDIVTIIDKSKKDKIILEFSTDNKFFEFSSHVLFDMQKQKQAMSKSGLLLLYNKNIEWGALVGMRPTKLVYKFLEQGKNFSEIRKILTDIYLVSASKIDLLIEIVKNSMDYIDKKTVGVYIGIAFCPTKCTYCSFPAYLKQGKYAKIYDEYIKTLITEIKEVALVLKEKQVKINTMYIGGGTPSFLSYDELELLLKTINDNFDLTNIKEYTFEAGRIDTLDEIKLKMLREYKVDRISINPQSFKEKTLKLVNRYHNIDKLNEIYTISKSLGFIINMDYILSLPKENTQDILETIEKMKDYDAHNITIHNLALKKASYLNKSKYELDENIDFELVYKKIYEFMNEYDYIPYYMYKQKNSFGENIGFCKKTYQSIYNIDMIEENKNIFGIGAGSITKLIDKDDIKRIVMPKDPISYVLEFKDRIEKKKEIIKLFYGKK